In the genome of Cryptomeria japonica chromosome 8, Sugi_1.0, whole genome shotgun sequence, one region contains:
- the LOC131052594 gene encoding uncharacterized protein LOC131052594, producing MVDGEGMPMGFIYEAMDRAKEAISHYYRGNARKCEIFWRIIDRRWTNQLHQPIHAFAYFLNPKFYFSDSFRTDEEVMASVITCIDKMTPDLELRDKVLDELEIYKSAEGRLFSSQLAIDRRGKQQPDLWWENYGAGTPNLQKIAIRVLSQPCSASGCERNWSVFESIHTKKRNRLSQKRLNDLVFVRYNLRLRVRQVEGVSHEAIDLDEIDPYGDWTMNEQNDGDDVLLTEEEIAEIERGAAQDAEGARLDEDEDEDEDDDEDYDFEEESSHHLDTTTPTATTSSSRPEKLSYIRKNTKRKM from the exons atggtggatggagagggcatgccaatgggtttcatttatgaggccatggatagggccaaagaggccatttcacattactatcgtggaaatgcaagaaaatgtgaaatcttttggcgcatcattgatcgtaggtggacaaaccaactccaccaaccgatacatgccttcgcctactttttgaacccgaaattctacttctctgattcatttaggactgatgaggaggtcatggcaagtgttattacatgcattgataagatgacacctgatcttgagttgagagacaaggttcttgatgagttggag atctacaaaagtgcagaggggagactcttctcatcacaactagcaattgataggagaggaaaacaacaaccag atttatggtgggagaattatggtgccggcacgcctaatcttcaaaagatagctatccgtgttttgtctcagccatgcagtgcttctgggtgtgaacgaaattggagtgtctttgaaagcattcacacaaagaagagaaatagattgtcacaaaagcggctcaatgatctagtatttgttcggtacaaccttcgccttcgagttagacaggtggagggtgtttcacatgaggccattgacttggatgaaattgatccatatggtgattggaccatgaatgaacaaaatgatggtgatgatgtcctccttaccgaagaagaaattgcagaaatagagagaggagcagcacaagatgcagaaggagcaagattggatgaagatgaggacgaagatgaggatgatgatgaggactatgactttgaagaagaatcatctcaccatttagataccacaacacccactgctactacttctagctcaaggcctgaaaaattgagctatattaggaaaaatacaaagaggaagatgtag